In the Alligator mississippiensis isolate rAllMis1 chromosome 7, rAllMis1, whole genome shotgun sequence genome, one interval contains:
- the LOC102574485 gene encoding LOW QUALITY PROTEIN: olfactory receptor 5AP2 (The sequence of the model RefSeq protein was modified relative to this genomic sequence to represent the inferred CDS: substituted 1 base at 1 genomic stop codon): MNGGSTHPTYRSLRHQQPRLAAGLDPDYRAAALRKTTNQIHSFTNKVSPSQNVTGSANSSSGADDGKAEMNDPLGCARKENGTMAMVTKFILLGLSSRLEDQFILFGFFTVFYLTALVGNLLILVMISLDSRLHTPMYFFLGNLSAVDVGYTTSTVPKMLVNYLSQDKSILLPGCLTXMCFFISFGGIECLLLGVMAYDRYAAICHPLRYGVLMSQRACSCLAAAAWAVGLANSTVHLGLMFRLSFCHDNVIHHFFCDIPLLFQLSCSDTQINQIATIAVGGPVAMGSFLVTLVSYIYVVLAILRIRTKEGRLKAFSTCTSHLAAVNLYFGTILFTYVRPNSSYSQEQDRALPVLYGIITLMLNPIIYSLRNKEVKGALQKALGRS; this comes from the exons ATGAACG GAGGCAGCACGCACCCCACTTACAGAAGCCTGCGCCATCAGCAGCCACGTCTGGCAGCTGGCCTGGACCCCGACTACAGGGCGGCTGCACTGCGCAAGACCACCAACCAGATCCACAGCTTTACGAACAAG GTTAGTCCTAGCCAGAACGTCACAGGGAGCGCAAACAGTTCGTCTGGGGCTGATGATGGCAAAGCTGAG ATGAATGACCCTCTGGGATGCGCCAGGAAGGAGAATGGCACCATGGCAATGGTGACAAAATTCATACTCTTGGGCCTTTCTAGCCGCTTGGAAGACCAGTTCATCCTCTTTGGATTCTTCACAGTCTTCTACCTGACAGCCCTGGTGGGAAACCTACTTATCTTAGTGATGATCAGCTTGGACTCCAGGCTCCACAcgcccatgtatttcttcctgggcAATCTGTCAGCGGTGGACGTAGGCTACACCACCTCCACGGTGCCCAAGATGCTGGTGAACTACCTGTCACAGGACAAGTCCATCTTGCTTCCTGGCTGCCTCACTTAGATGTGCTTCTTCATTTCCTTTGGGGGGATCgagtgcctgctgctgggggtcaTGGCGTATGACCGCTATGCTGCCATCTGCCACCCGCTGCGCTATGGTGTTCTGATGAGCCAAAGGGCATGCTcttgtctggctgcagctgcctgggctgttGGCTTGGCCAACTCGACTGTGCACTTGGGTCTGATGTTCCGCTTGTCCTTCTGTCATGACAACGTCATCCACCACTTTTTCTGTGACATCCCCCTGCTTttccagctctcctgctctgacacacagATCAATCAGATTGCCACTATTGCTGTGGGAGGTCCTGTCGCCATGGGCTCCTTCTTGGTGACTCTTGTGTCCTACATCTACGTTGTTCTGGCCATCCTCAGGATCCGCACCAAGGAAGGACGCCTCAAGGCCTTTtccacctgcacctcccacctggctgcggTCAACCTTTATTTTGGCACCATCCTCTTCACCTACGTCCGCCCCAATTCCAGCTACTCCCAAGAGCAGGATCGGGCTCTGCCTGTGCTCTATGGCATCATCACCCTCATGTTAAATCCTATTATCTatagcctgagaaacaaggaggTGAAGGGGGCTCTCCAGAAAGCCTTAGGCAGGAGCTAG